In Anabas testudineus chromosome 12, fAnaTes1.2, whole genome shotgun sequence, one genomic interval encodes:
- the insm1b gene encoding insulinoma-associated protein 1b, protein MPKGFLVKRNKKSAHVSYRTRSDEDDLQEQPTPAALPSHADPSPPMSVASSPDRAAASPDFTSADAPVPRLEKPAQFGNPEAVCQALYSPTRPISKEHDRGYFERSFNLGSPISAESFPTPASLSGLDHLLYAPVDLKIGTSNSSRNGTTSSLPAPSNRVGTKRPAPDGTERKQKAASKKPKAIRKLNFEDEVTTSPVLGLKIKEGPVEMKPRAQSSGGNKPLGEFVCQLCKEAYADPFSLAQHKCSRIVRVEYRCPECDKMFSCPANLASHRRWHKPRTTGAPALPPAQGIKPEMAKIPPLGVKSVSDEAKEMSDRDTPSPGLSESGSEDGSYDCQFCGKRFKRQAYLRKHIMGHQALQKKVLEEHGFQTTDRAAEQAPVSTPPSSSSSSSSSSSEEASNQSPLNLSPVDCLLCPVCGESFTSRAGQERHLRLMHSSQIYPCKYCPATLYSSPGLTRHINKCHPSENRQVILLQIPVRPAC, encoded by the coding sequence ATGCCCAAAGGATTCCTggtaaaaagaaacaagaaatctGCACATGTTTCGTACAGGACTCGGTCAGACGAGGATGACCTCCAGGAGCAACCCACCCCAGCTGCCTTGCCGAGTCATGCGGACCCCTCCCCGCCGATGTCCGTGGCATCCAGTCCGGACCGCGCTGCAGCATCGCCGGATTTCACATCAGCTGATGCCCCGGTGCCGAGACTGGAAAAGCCGGCGCAGTTCGGCAACCCAGAGGCGGTGTGCCAAGCCCTCTACAGCCCCACCCGGCCCATCAGCAAGGAGCACGACAGGGGATATTTTGAGCGAAGTTTCAATCTGGGCTCGCCTATTTCTGCCGAGTCATTCCCAACACCTGCCTCCCTCTCCGGCCTGGACCACCTCCTGTACGCCCCGGTCGACCTGAAAATCGGCACCAGCAACAGCAGCCGCAACGGCACCACCAGCAGCCTCCCGGCACCGAGCAACCGGGTCGGCACCAAAAGACCCGCACCTGATGGTACAGAGCGGAAGCAGAAAGCAGCCTCCAAGAAACCCAAAGCCATTCGAAAACTCAACTTTGAAGACGAGGTGACCACTTCCCCCGTGCTCGGACTCAAAATCAAAGAGGGACCGGTTGAGATGAAGCCGAGGGCGCAGTCCTCCGGGGGAAACAAGCCCTTAGGGGAGTTTGTGTGTCAGCTGTGCAAAGAGGCGTACGCGGATCCTTTCTCTCTGGCTCAGCACAAGTGCTCCCGCATTGTCAGGGTCGAGTACCGGTGTCCGGAGTGCGATAAGATGTTCAGCTGTCCGGCGAACCTCGCCTCTCACCGCCGCTGGCACAAACCCCGGACCACCGGCGCACCGGCGCTGCCGCCCGCACAGGGCATCAAACCTGAAATGGCCAAAATACCACCACTAGGTGTCAAGTCAGTCTCCGATGAAGCCAAAGAAATGAGCGACAGAGACACCCCGAGTCCAGGTCTGTCCGAGTCGGGCTCTGAAGATGGCTCGTACGACTGCCAGTTCTGCGGGAAGAGGTTCAAACGACAGGCATACCTAAGAAAACACATCATGGGACACCAGGCCTTGCAAAAGAAAGTGCTGGAGGAGCACGGGTTTCAAACCACCGACCGCGCAGCAGAGCAGGCACCGGTGTCAAcacccccttcctcctcctcctcctcctcatcatcatcctcagaGGAAGCCTCAAACCAAAGCCCCCTCAACCTGAGCCCGGTGGACTGCCTGTTGTGCCCGGTGTGCGGGGAGAGTTTCACCAGCAGGGCCGGCCAGGAGAGACACCTGCGCCTCATGCACTCCTCCCAGATTTACCCGTGCAAATACTGCCCCGCCACTCTCTACAGCTCGCCGGGGCTCACGAGGCACATAAACAAGTGCCACCCCTCAGAGAACCGGCAGGTGATCCTGCTCCAAATACCGGTGCGCCCCGCCTGCTAA